The following coding sequences are from one Granulicella arctica window:
- a CDS encoding zinc dependent phospholipase C family protein: protein MQTFYKDDPLAISSIRSAARLIKRLAVGSYVRVLALTLLALTVTPSREASGYSFLTHEQLIDLTWKASIRPLLLQRYPKLTRAEVLTAHAYAYGGSAIQDVGYYPGGDKFFSDLTHYVRSGDFITALFRNAHNANELAFAIGALSHYVGDVIGHPDATNVAVPLEFPKLAARYGPVVNYAQAEHPHVQTEFAFDINEIANHRFAPAAYLKHIGLAVPVKQLATAYYETYGIGGEYASGRRRLSLSGYRFAVRSLLPRVAFAETVLHRKSFPIDSPGPEIDLLKKQLAQADFENGWDQYRKKPGIGTYSLAGFIYVVPKFGPLKLLAIKGPTSITEDDYVRSFNLSIIELRHQLTRVGTADHAIPNRDLDTGAKVKPGGYRLTDDTYAKLLRELTSTPDRPIPPGIKTDIAEYYADPSAPIVTKKNPKRWAEVQHDLTILASMKTTTLPPDIPDQPDVPPPTTPTPEPGQPDLNTPASRTATPPPNPGAIESMSLHHLKHLTTPRLGSALA, encoded by the coding sequence ATGCAGACCTTCTACAAAGACGATCCGTTGGCGATCTCGTCCATACGATCAGCAGCCCGACTGATCAAGCGTCTCGCAGTTGGCAGCTACGTTCGCGTCTTAGCACTAACTCTGCTGGCATTGACGGTCACTCCTTCAAGAGAAGCGTCAGGCTACTCGTTTCTCACCCACGAGCAACTCATCGACCTCACCTGGAAGGCTTCGATCCGGCCTCTCCTATTGCAAAGGTACCCAAAGCTCACGCGCGCGGAAGTGCTTACGGCTCACGCCTACGCCTATGGCGGGTCAGCCATCCAGGATGTTGGCTACTATCCCGGTGGCGACAAATTCTTCTCCGACCTCACGCACTACGTCCGTTCCGGCGACTTCATTACCGCGCTCTTCCGAAACGCTCATAACGCCAACGAACTCGCCTTCGCCATCGGCGCACTCTCCCATTACGTCGGCGATGTCATCGGCCATCCTGACGCGACCAACGTTGCCGTCCCCCTTGAGTTTCCAAAGCTTGCCGCCCGTTATGGCCCGGTGGTCAACTACGCACAGGCCGAGCATCCCCACGTCCAGACCGAGTTTGCCTTCGACATTAACGAAATAGCCAACCACCGCTTCGCACCCGCAGCCTACCTCAAGCACATAGGCCTCGCTGTGCCCGTGAAGCAATTAGCCACCGCCTACTACGAAACCTACGGCATCGGCGGCGAGTACGCCTCAGGCCGTCGCCGTCTCAGCCTGAGTGGCTACCGCTTCGCCGTCCGCAGCCTTCTGCCGCGCGTCGCATTTGCAGAGACCGTCCTCCATCGCAAGAGCTTCCCCATCGACTCTCCCGGGCCAGAGATTGACCTCCTTAAAAAACAACTCGCCCAGGCCGACTTCGAAAATGGCTGGGATCAATATCGTAAGAAGCCCGGCATCGGAACCTACTCCCTCGCAGGCTTCATCTATGTCGTTCCCAAGTTCGGTCCTCTCAAGTTGCTCGCCATCAAGGGTCCAACTTCCATCACCGAGGATGATTACGTTCGTAGCTTCAATCTCAGCATCATCGAACTCCGTCACCAGCTAACCCGCGTAGGCACTGCAGATCACGCAATCCCCAACCGCGACCTGGACACTGGCGCGAAGGTCAAACCCGGCGGCTATCGTCTCACCGATGACACCTACGCCAAGCTACTGCGTGAACTCACCAGCACTCCCGACCGCCCCATCCCACCCGGCATCAAAACAGACATCGCAGAGTACTATGCAGACCCCAGTGCGCCAATCGTCACTAAGAAGAACCCCAAGCGCTGGGCTGAGGTCCAACACGACCTGACCATCCTCGCCTCCATGAAGACCACCACTCTGCCCCCAGACATTCCCGACCAGCCGGACGTTCCACCCCCCACAACGCCCACACCCGAACCTGGCCAGCCAGACCTCAACACCCCGGCTTCGCGCACCGCGACACCTCCGCCTAATCCCGGAGCCATCGAATCAATGTCCCTTCACCACCTCAAGCACCTTACCACTCCACGCCTTGGCTCCGCTCTGGCTTAG
- a CDS encoding glycoside hydrolase family 31 protein — translation MRPHFLIVPVLFAASCVCITAVGGAQSQVVMNRDGAAVVLEAYGPNIVRVTLSLLKDEALAGPGYGFVAKSNAAGWRHETTAEGDTYVSARMKVFVAATPPPRPRPKNYVEGTEKYFSGSAPGTNIRITGADGSPLLDMQGWEMAVLNNKDGNTQLEHDRRPSDKPFYEVGATFASPSDEHYYGLGQNQDGTLDHRGHKVECQADYNATAGASFCVPLLVTNKGYGLLWDNASKTTIAPGFNERTQWTSQVGQRVSFFVIAGKTSDEIYGGYKLLTGDTPMLPKAAYGFIQCKQRYVTQEEMLAVAKGYRDRHLPLDVIVLDWFYYTGMGQMDFITSRWPDPAAMNKQLHAQNIDTMISVWPRFEKGTRYYEEVKAKGWFEAKADGTPTDGLPYDKAGSDIDTTNPDAAKWYWGTVRDQILSKGFDSLWADETEPDLPPNGSYFKVGPGTLFFNVYPLFHTAALYDGIRKDLPERRALIMSRDAYTGAQHNGTIFWSSDIFPTWDTLTRQIPTGLNVTASGIAYWGNDIGAWQYLPAVHKAERPVLIDPSDARDNVQGYDDYPELYVRWFEYGAFLPTFRTHGSRTYNEVWSYGKQAEPILSKYLRLRYELMPYIYSLGYSTHQTGAPFMRPLWMDFANDAKVADTRDEYMFGPAFLVAPVTEQGQTKKSVYLPAGTAWYSYWTGEKFAGGQTIEVNAPIDTLPLFVKAGSIVPLGTVVESTKEKQGIAHVRVYSGASGDFTLYNDDGKTYAYEKGESQITRIHWDDAAGKLSQSGAKAWSGKVLEVVKGH, via the coding sequence ATGCGCCCGCATTTCCTGATTGTCCCGGTGCTTTTTGCCGCTTCTTGCGTTTGCATTACGGCGGTTGGTGGTGCCCAGAGTCAGGTGGTAATGAATCGTGATGGCGCGGCGGTGGTGCTGGAGGCGTATGGGCCGAATATTGTTCGGGTGACGTTGAGCCTGTTGAAGGATGAGGCGTTGGCCGGTCCGGGATATGGGTTTGTGGCGAAGTCGAATGCGGCTGGATGGCGCCATGAGACTACTGCTGAGGGCGATACATACGTTTCGGCCAGAATGAAGGTTTTTGTTGCGGCTACACCGCCTCCGCGACCGAGGCCGAAGAACTATGTGGAGGGTACAGAGAAGTACTTCAGCGGTTCGGCCCCGGGAACGAATATACGGATTACAGGTGCGGATGGCTCACCGCTACTGGATATGCAGGGCTGGGAGATGGCTGTCCTGAACAACAAGGACGGCAATACGCAGCTCGAACATGATCGGCGACCGAGTGATAAGCCGTTCTACGAGGTTGGTGCTACGTTCGCTTCGCCGAGTGATGAGCACTACTACGGCTTAGGGCAGAACCAGGATGGGACGCTCGATCATCGCGGGCATAAGGTGGAGTGTCAGGCGGACTATAACGCTACGGCGGGAGCTAGTTTCTGTGTGCCATTGCTGGTGACTAACAAAGGCTACGGGCTGCTATGGGATAACGCGTCGAAGACTACGATTGCGCCGGGGTTTAACGAGCGAACACAGTGGACTTCACAGGTAGGGCAGCGAGTGTCATTTTTCGTGATTGCAGGCAAGACTTCGGATGAGATCTATGGTGGTTACAAACTGCTGACGGGTGACACGCCGATGCTGCCGAAGGCGGCCTATGGGTTTATACAGTGCAAGCAACGGTATGTGACGCAGGAGGAGATGCTGGCGGTGGCGAAGGGGTATCGCGACCGGCATCTTCCTCTTGATGTGATTGTGCTCGATTGGTTTTACTACACGGGCATGGGGCAGATGGACTTCATCACATCTCGGTGGCCCGATCCGGCTGCTATGAACAAGCAGTTGCATGCGCAGAATATCGACACGATGATCAGCGTGTGGCCGCGATTCGAGAAGGGGACGCGATACTACGAGGAGGTAAAGGCGAAGGGATGGTTCGAGGCGAAGGCCGATGGGACCCCTACGGATGGCCTGCCGTATGACAAGGCGGGATCGGATATCGATACCACGAATCCAGATGCGGCTAAGTGGTACTGGGGAACGGTGCGGGACCAGATTCTGAGCAAGGGATTTGACTCGCTCTGGGCGGATGAGACGGAGCCCGATCTGCCTCCGAATGGGAGCTACTTCAAGGTTGGACCGGGGACGCTGTTCTTCAATGTGTATCCGCTATTTCATACGGCGGCTCTGTATGACGGGATACGGAAGGACTTGCCGGAGCGGCGTGCACTGATCATGTCGCGGGATGCGTATACGGGAGCGCAGCATAACGGGACGATCTTCTGGTCGTCGGATATCTTTCCGACCTGGGATACGTTGACACGCCAGATTCCTACAGGCCTGAATGTGACGGCTTCGGGGATTGCGTACTGGGGGAACGATATCGGGGCTTGGCAGTATCTGCCTGCTGTTCATAAGGCGGAGCGGCCGGTGTTGATCGATCCCAGCGATGCGCGCGACAACGTGCAAGGATACGACGACTATCCGGAACTGTATGTGCGGTGGTTCGAGTACGGAGCGTTCCTGCCGACGTTTCGGACACATGGCTCGCGGACGTACAACGAAGTTTGGAGCTACGGGAAGCAGGCTGAGCCCATCCTGAGTAAGTATCTGCGGTTACGGTATGAGTTGATGCCTTATATCTACTCGCTTGGCTATTCGACACATCAGACGGGTGCACCATTTATGCGGCCGCTCTGGATGGACTTCGCAAACGATGCGAAGGTGGCTGACACTCGCGATGAGTATATGTTCGGGCCGGCCTTTCTTGTGGCTCCGGTGACGGAGCAGGGGCAGACGAAGAAGAGCGTGTACCTTCCTGCTGGGACGGCTTGGTACAGCTATTGGACGGGCGAGAAGTTTGCTGGCGGACAGACAATCGAGGTGAATGCGCCGATCGATACGCTGCCGCTCTTTGTGAAGGCTGGATCGATTGTTCCACTAGGGACGGTGGTTGAAAGTACGAAGGAGAAGCAGGGAATCGCGCATGTGCGGGTGTATTCGGGCGCGAGCGGCGACTTCACGCTTTACAACGATGATGGCAAGACTTACGCGTATGAAAAGGGCGAGAGCCAGATTACGCGCATCCATTGGGACGATGCAGCGGGCAAGCTAAGCCAGAGCGGAGCCAAGGCGTGGAGTGGTAAGGTGCTTGAGGTGGTGAAGGGACATTGA
- a CDS encoding tetratricopeptide repeat protein, whose protein sequence is MDDKVKAGLKHIPGGSALSLHSTRSSIIARGRRDAANAASNPYYRQAVTDYSTRNFTEAAASFRLAAEQGHAESQYLLSTMYDAGEGLPQDDVQAAHWERKAAEQGHAFAQANLSFRYYATGDYPEAFAWCQRAAYSNLAWAQYNLGLMYRKGEGVLQSDADAAYWYRLAAIQDFPEAQQKLADLYYIGHGVPLSYTQAAGWYRKAADQGNAEAQFQLGHLYAFGQGLEHDYTLSRHWTRQAALQGHEQAVGELKRREYRDP, encoded by the coding sequence ATGGACGATAAGGTCAAGGCCGGTCTAAAGCACATCCCTGGCGGTTCTGCGCTGTCACTTCATTCCACGCGGTCCAGCATCATTGCCCGTGGCCGACGCGATGCCGCTAACGCAGCCTCGAATCCGTACTACCGGCAGGCCGTTACGGACTACAGCACTCGCAACTTTACGGAAGCCGCAGCCAGCTTCCGTCTCGCCGCGGAGCAAGGCCACGCCGAATCACAATATCTCCTCAGCACCATGTATGACGCCGGTGAAGGTTTGCCGCAGGATGACGTCCAGGCTGCCCACTGGGAGCGAAAGGCTGCCGAACAGGGCCACGCTTTTGCGCAGGCCAATCTGAGCTTCCGCTACTACGCAACCGGAGACTATCCTGAAGCTTTTGCGTGGTGCCAGCGGGCCGCCTACAGCAATCTTGCCTGGGCGCAGTACAACCTCGGCTTGATGTATCGCAAGGGGGAAGGAGTCCTGCAAAGCGATGCCGATGCTGCTTATTGGTATCGGCTGGCCGCTATACAGGACTTTCCGGAAGCACAGCAGAAGTTAGCCGACCTTTACTACATTGGTCACGGCGTTCCGCTCAGCTATACACAGGCAGCCGGCTGGTATCGTAAGGCCGCTGATCAGGGTAATGCCGAGGCTCAATTTCAACTCGGCCATCTCTATGCGTTCGGCCAGGGCTTGGAGCATGACTATACGCTGTCCCGCCACTGGACACGGCAAGCTGCTCTTCAAGGCCATGAGCAGGCGGTGGGCGAACTGAAGCGCCGCGAGTACCGCGACCCGTAG
- a CDS encoding coiled-coil domain-containing protein produces the protein MPVAIILQPSPDAAALLNKREQLATLRTTLAEHESELAQLRARLKTFEGRYLRQIGILYAELDELEAQIAEREVDLYDSESARRHAVESRVRAQETHDAAFGEAREAEEFDPPPSLKTLFRDVAKRIHPDFARDEAEQKHFTLLMARANQAYSRGDSETLQRLLDDYREINATVLGEDMAAELIRITRQIQHAERDVAALHVERYTLLSGEIAQLHLDAEIAAREHRDLLTELATSLGEQIAEARRRFELIDRQISAHGR, from the coding sequence CGAGCAACTTGCCACCCTTCGCACGACGCTCGCCGAGCACGAGTCTGAACTCGCGCAGCTTCGCGCCCGGCTTAAGACCTTCGAGGGCCGCTATCTTCGTCAGATCGGCATTCTCTATGCGGAGCTTGACGAACTTGAAGCACAGATCGCCGAGCGCGAGGTTGACCTCTACGACTCTGAGTCTGCCCGCCGCCACGCCGTGGAGAGCCGGGTGCGTGCGCAGGAGACCCATGATGCGGCTTTTGGTGAGGCGCGCGAGGCGGAGGAGTTCGACCCGCCGCCCAGCCTCAAGACTCTCTTCCGCGATGTCGCCAAGCGTATTCACCCCGACTTCGCGCGTGACGAGGCTGAGCAGAAGCACTTTACACTGCTTATGGCTCGCGCCAACCAGGCCTACAGCCGCGGCGACTCCGAAACGCTGCAGCGTCTCCTCGACGATTATCGCGAGATCAACGCCACCGTTCTTGGAGAGGACATGGCGGCGGAGCTTATCCGGATCACCCGCCAGATACAGCATGCGGAGCGCGACGTAGCCGCTCTCCATGTTGAGCGGTACACGCTGCTCTCCGGCGAGATAGCTCAATTGCATCTCGACGCTGAGATCGCTGCCCGCGAACATCGCGACCTTCTCACAGAGCTGGCTACCAGCCTCGGCGAGCAGATCGCTGAGGCCCGGCGTCGTTTTGAGCTCATCGACCGCCAGATCAGTGCCCATGGACGATAA